TAAGGAAGGAGTACTCGAGCATGATGTCGGCACCGAGTAGCTGACCGGTTCGCGGATTAGAAAAGCTCGGTCCATACCCACCAAACGGGGGTCGTGGCGATGAAGTCCAACGCAATACGTTGTAGCGAATATCACCCGCGTCCCAGTCAGCGTCGTCGGGCTGTACTTTAACGACCATAGCGTTGCTGAACCCTGCGTGCTCAAACGCCTTATTCCACTCGAGCGCCGCTCCCATAATCAGGTCACGCCATTCGATAGGGGTCGTGTTTTCAATCCACCACGTTATCGGCTCAACGGGGTCTGATATCTCAGCCGAGGGATCCTTCTTCACCAAATGCCAGCGCTCCAGTAAATCGCGGTAGGGTGCTGAATCAGTGGAGGTAAGATCTGTTACCTGTACGTTAAACGATCCGAGTCTCGCATCAGCGAAGCGAGGCTGGTAATCGTTCTCTGGCACTTCTATCCACGTATGGCGGACGGTGATAGATACGTTGCGTGCATCGGTTACCGCATCGCTCCCGCCACGCTTAGGCTTGGGATTGTTAAACACATACTCGACTTCAACCGCTGTATTTTCGGGGTAGTTACGCAAGTCAAGAATTTGGCTCTTTTCCGGATCCAAGCCGCCAAGCGTAAAGCGATCACCCGGATCATCACCGCCGTAGTAAGTGACATTGGCAAATGCCTCAGACAAGAAAAGCGCGTCTGAGTCGATTAAGACCTCGCCGGTTTCCTCGTTCTCGGCAGCAATCGCGGTGACTGCCAACACGGCTCGCGAAATATTAGCCTGTGATGCCCTCGAGATAGCGTTATCAGGGTCAAAATAGTAGGCCGTGTTCTGCCGAACGAACTGTAATTTGTCGAATCGTCGCTCGATGGTGAAGATGTATTGATCGCCGTAGGAGCCCGTGAAAGCACCGGCATCGGTGACACCATTCATGGTGTGCTTGAAGTAAATGAACTCACTATTGAGCTGGTCGCCTTGAAGCAGCATTTTAGTGGCGCCGGTTTTGGGGTCGCGAAAAAGCGTAAATAGCCCGTCGATTCGGTCCATCTCCTCGGTGAGCTCGGCGATGGTTTTGGGCTTTTCCTCTTCCTCTTCTTCACCCGCTTCGGATTCCGCCTCATCATCAGAGGCCTTCTCCGACACTTCTTCGGCCTTCACATCAGGTGTTTCACCGCCCTCGGGCGTGTCGTGCGCCAGCGCGTTAACTGACAGTGTTAACGACAGCGGTAAGACGAGCAGCAAGAGCTTCCACAGGTCAGTACGGTTCATTGTTATTCCTTGGTCATGCATGAGTGCAATCGATCTTTTTGAGTGCAGGAAAGATACTCTCAGCCACCGGTAGAAATCAAAAAAAACAGGTCTAAAAACGAATAAATCCATCGATTAAAACGCCACAAGAGCAGTACACTTTCATCAAACCACTCGGACATTTAGCGATGCGCGCGCTCTACCCTCCTCTACAACCCTCTCACAGCGGCTGGCTCGATGTGGGAGACGGTCATCAGGTGTATTTTGAGGAGTCGGGCAACCCGAACGGCAAGCCCTGCATTTTTGTTCACGGTGGTCCTGGTGGGGGCTCATCTCCAGCGGCACGACAATTCTTTAACCCTGAACGCTATCGCATCATTCTCTTTGATCAACGCGGTTGCGGTCGGTCTCTGCCGCATGCGTCGCTGGACGCAAATACCACCTGGCATTTAATAGCCGACATGGAACAGCTCCGCGAGCACCTCGGCATCGATCGTTGGCTCGTTTTCGGTGGCTCCTGGGGCAGTACGCTGAGCATTGCCTACGCGCAAACACACCCTGAGCGCGTTACCGAACTCGTTTTGAGAGGTATTTTCCTGCTACGCCCCGAGGAAATCAGATGGTTCTACCAGGAAGGTGCCAGCGCCATGTACCCGGACACCTGGCAGAACTACCTGGCCCCGATTCCCGAAGAAGAGCGTTCGGATCTTGTCAGTGCCTTTCACAAGCGCTTAACCAGTGATGATGAAGCCGTGCGTTTGGCTGCCGCGCGTGCATGGTCGGTATGGGAAGCATCGACGAGTTTCCTGCACCAAAACAGTGACTTCATGGAACAGTTAGATGAGCCAGAGGCAGCACTTGCGATGGCGCGTATCGAGTGCCATTACTTTGTGAATGGCGGCTTTTTTGAAACACCTAATCAACTCCTCGAAAATATCGATTCGATTCGCCATATACCCACCGAGATCGTTCAGGGTCGTTACGATGTTGTCTGCCCGCCGACCACCGCTTGGGCGCTGCACGAGGCTTGGCCCGAGGCGACGTTTACCCTGGTTCAAAATGCGGGGCACTCGGCTTTTGATCCTGCGAATGCCCGTGCGCTGATTGCAGCCACAGATCGATTTGCCGATCGTTAACGCTGAGCCTTTTATGGATACAAAATACTGTCTCAGCTCACAGGCTTGATCGAGCGCACCGCGACGAAACTTTTAATGAGTCGGTCAATAGGCTCGCTGCCACCCCAATCGTCCTCGTAAAGGCCTGCAATTAAAAACCCGGCATCGAGCTGTCCGCCAAGCTGATCGTCGAGCGAGTGCACGAACTCAATCGGCGCGTGGTCACCGAACCATTGCGCGCGATCCGCCTCACTCACTTTGAGATCGGAATGTGGCATCGAAAACTTCAGCTGAAAAATACCTTGCTTATCAAGCGCTGGGTCAAAAAGTCCATGAAAGGGCTGAACAAACCCACTTACGATTGAGCCGCCCGGGCGAAGTACGCGGTAGGCTTCCTGCCAAATAGGTCGGATTGCCTCGGCAAAACAGTTCGAACAGGGGTGGAAAATAAAATCAAACGCCTCATCGTCGAAGCATGCTAGATCCGCCATATCGCCCTCTATGGTCTCTAATGACAGCCCTTCACGGCGGGCGACAAATTGATCTTGCTCAAGCTGTTTGGCTGAGGCGTCAAAAACGGTCACCTCTGCACCTGCCGCCGCCAAGATTGGACCTTGTTGCCCGCCACCAGAGGAAAGGCAGAGTAGGCGACAGCCCCGCAGGTCAGGAAACCAGGTATGAGGGACCGGCAGCGAGGGCGTGAGCAGAACCTGCCAGTCTCCCTCACGCGCCCGCTTAATGTCGTCAGAACTCACGGGAACAGTCCATCGATTTCCCGACTCAACCAGCTCATCCCAAGCGCGTCGATTAAACTCGAAAATAGTCACCACAAGCTTTGCACTCTTTAACGCGCCCTACCGGTAGCGCAAATTATCTCTGCTGAGCTCGCTGAGGTGTTTGACGCCCATTAAGCGCATATCGCGCTCGATCTCTGCACGCAGGTTACCCAATGCGCGCTCGACGCCGGGCTGCCCTGCAGCGGCTAAGGCGTATAAATAAAGTCGACCACCCGATACCGCCTTGGCGCCTACCGACAGCGCTTTCAACACGTGAGTACCGCGTTGAATACCCCCCTCACAAATAACATCAATTTTGTCGCCCACGGCATCACAAATTTCAGCCAGTTGATCGAAGGGGGCGCGCGACCCATCGAGCTGACGCCCACCATGATTTGAGACCATAATCCCGGTACAACCAATATCGACCGCACGCTTGGCATCCTCCACTGACATGATGCCCTTGAGTGCGAACTGACCGTTCCACTGCGCGCAGAGTTTTTCCGCGTCCTTCCAGGACATCGTTGGATCGAGCATGCTTGAAAAATACTCACCAACAGAAACAGCCACATTCGTCCCTTGATCGACATGCCCGGAAAGATGCGGCATATCAAATTTTTCTTTGGTAAAGAAATTCCATGCCCAGGCGGGATGCGTTGCAAAACTCCAGGCGGACTGAAGATTTAGTTTCGGTGGGGAGGTGAAACCGGTCCGTAAATCTCGTTCGCGGTTACCACCGGTAATCGTATCTACCGTGAGGGCCATCACATTGAAGTTAGCGGCTCGCGCCCGTTCAAGTAGCGCGTCATTAAGCCCACGGTCTTTGTGAAAATAAAATTGAAACATCTTCGGCCCAGGCGCAAGCGCAGCAATCTCCTCGACCGCAACCGTTGCCAAGGAAGATACGCCGAACATCGTTCCAAACTCAGTCGCGGCCCTACCCACCGCGCGCTCACCGTCATGATGGAACAAACGCTGAAGCGCTGTGGGCGCACAGTAGAGGGGCATATCGAGCTTCTGTCCCATAACGGTGACAGACATATCGACCGCGTCGACCCCATTTAAAACATTGGGGACTAAATCGACGGTCTCGTAAGCCTCAGTGTTGCGTCGGTAAGTGACTTCATCATCAGCGGCACCATCAATGTAGTGGAAAATCGGACCGGGTAGCCGTTTTTTGGCCAGGCGCCTAAAGTCGGCAAAATTATGACAGTCCGTTAATCGCATGACGCTTTCCTATTTACTGTGCTGATCCGTTTACAGCGCGGCACTATTTTCAATGCAGCCGTTGCACGGCATGATAAAACACTTACAGCGCATCGTACCGTAAAGCTCAAAAGCCGCAGTTTGTGAGTAGGCTACGTATCCCATCGATGATAGGAAAGAGATCACCATGCTAATGATTAGAAACCTGCTACTCGCCTTTGTTACGGCCGTCCTTACCCAGAATGCATGGGCGGGCTTGCTTATGAAACCAACGGCGGACCCAGACCTCGTATACGATGGGAACATTCTTGAGGGAACTTACTCAGACACCGTCTCAGACCCTGCGACGTTCCTCGGATTTGAAGCGGGTCAACGCGTTGCCAATCCGGCACAAATCACTGCAGCAATCATGGCATGGCAGGGTCAGTCAGATCGGCTCAAAGTTATCGAATACGCCCAAACTCACGAGGGTCGGCCGCTTTTCGCAGTCTTTATCTCATCGCCCACAAACCTAGCCCGACTCGACGATATTGAAGCGCAAATTAATAAATTGGCGGACGCCAGAACCCTCGATAATACAGAGGCTAACGCCATCATAGAGTCGCTACCTGCCGTCGCTTGGATGGCATATTCGATTCATGGCAACGAGACGTCGGGCGCTGACGCTGCGCTAGCAAGTATTTACCATCTGATTGCGAGTACCGATGACGATACCGCATCGATGCTCGACAACATGATCGTCGTCATCGACCCCATGATGAACCCAGACGGGCGAGCACGTTTTGCGAAATCACTCGAGCAATACCGCGGTACCGCGCCCAATGTGGATGATCAGTCCCTTCTTCACACCGGAGACTGGCCTTTTGGACGAACCAATCACTACCTTTTTGACCTCAACCGAGATTTTTTCTTGCTGACCCAGCCTGAAACACAGGGGCGCGTTGCCCTGATTAATTCATGGCGCCCGCAGCTCATTATCGATGGACACGAAATGGGTTCGCAGAGCACCTTTTTGATGGGGCCACCGCGAGAGCCTCTCAACGCTAATATCGACAACGACCTGCAGAAATGGGCTCGCGTGTTCTCTGAAGAGCAAGGCGCGGCGTTTGATGACCGTGCTTGGCGCTATTTCACCGGTGAGTGGTTCGAGAACTGGTATCCCGGGTACTCCAACTACGCTGAGTATCGCGGCAGCATGCATATCTTGTATGAGCAATCTCGTATGGCAGAGGACGGCGTCCGCCGCCCGGAGGGCACGGTGCAGACCTACATGGAGTCAGTGCATCACCAATTCGTGAGTACCATGGCTAATCTCGCCTCGCTCCAGACCCACTCACAGGCCATGTACAGAGACTACTGGGATGGCCGAAAGTACAACGTTTCCGCAAAGAGTGAGTTTGCCAATCGAAGCTACGTCTTTTTAGCCAATGAAAACCACGGACGAATGAATGCCTTGGTCGATCGATTAGAGGCTCAGGGCATCGAGCTTTTTACCAACAAGTCGCCGATCAAGGTCGACTCAGCGATAACCCAGCTAGGAGAGACGAAAAAGCAATTTGAAATCCCAGCCGGCAGTCTCATTGTTCCCAACCGCCAACCGGATGCTCCGCTTGTTGCGGCGATTTTGGAGTTTGATGCCGACGTTAAAAAGTCTGTTCTCATTGAAGAGCGCCAACGTACGCTTCGCGATGGCTCCTCGTTGATGTATGACACTACCGCTTGGAACTTCAGCATGATGTTTGGACTTCCATCCGTTACGGTGCCGACACACCTATCCAAGGGCCTCTCTCCCTGGCAGTCCCACACACCGATGCAGTCGGTCGACGAAGCAGCCATCGCCTGGGCGGTAAGTGGCGAGGATGATCGTTCCGTGGCATTTGCCGCAAGACTCATGGAACAAGGCGTAAAGGTTCGTGTGATCGACAAAGCAACAGCGCTGTCAGATCAAGCTCTCCCTCGGGGTACTGTCTTCGTCACCGCCATGGATAACCCGAAAAGTGAGAACTTAGTCGAACTCATAAGCGCTGAGGCGAAAATGCTGAATATCGACCTCGTCTCAGTGGGCTCAGGCTATGGTGCCGGTGACTTACCTGACTGGGGAGGCGCGCATTTCCGTCTTCTCACGCAACCACAAATCGCCATTCTCAGTCAGCAGGGCTTCAGCAGTTATGACGTCGGCTCGAGCTGGTGGGCCATCGACACTCACCTCGGCATTCGTCACAGCCAGATTGATACAGCGTACTTGTCGCGCGCAGATCTGAGGCGCTACAACACTATCGTGATGCCCAACGGCTATCGCCCAATGAATAGTGCCGAAACGAGTGCGCTCAAAGACTGGGTTAAACAAGGCGGTACGCTGATTGCGCATGACAACAGTGCAGCTCAGATAGCGCGAGATAACGGTATCGGACAAGTGCGCTCTATCGGTGATGTGCTCGACAGCGCGCAGGACTACGACATCGCATTACAACGCGAGCGTCTCTCAACAAGTGATCAACTCGACATGGCGGCCGTCAGTGCGCACAACGTCAGTACCGTAGTCGATTACCCTTGGGAGCAAGGTGCAAAGGCCTTATCAGCCGACGAACTAAAGCGGCGTGAAGCTTGGCAGAAGCGCTTTATGCCCTCAGGGGCCATGGTCGCAGGTCAAGTCGACATCCTGCACTGGATGAGCTTTGGATCACCCGAGATGTTGCCGCTACTTTACGAAAATCAACCCGCATTGATGACCAAAGGCAGTCAACAAGCGGTCGTTCGTGTCGGCGTTATGACCAAAGACCCCAGTGCTCGCGAGGCGCAAGCCATTAATTGGTCAACCGTCCCGGAGGGTCACGCGCTCACAGTCAGGATGAGTGGATTGATTTGGCCTGAAGCTGCGTCGCGAATCGCGAACTCGGCATACGTCACCCGAGAGCGCGTAGGTAAAGGCCAAGTTATTTTGTTCTCAGGCCAGCCCAATTTCCGAGGCTCGACTCGTGGCGTCGGTCGAATCTGGCTAAATGCCTTGGTCTACGGTGCAGGCCTTGGCACCTCTGCCAAAGTAGCGCTCTAGTCGATGCCCCCGTCAAAGAGAATTCGGCGTTGCAATTCAAGCGCGCTTGAATGACCCTGCGGGGTACTAAAAAATGAGTGTCATCACTCAGAAAAATACAAGATCACACTGTTAAGCACACTATAAGGAGAAGCGGTATGCCGCGAGTAAATTTAGAAGGAAGCTCTTCCATCGTAACCGGGGGCGCCTCGGGAATTGGAGAGGCTTGCGCGCGACAATTGGCAGAGCTCGGCTCAAAAGTTGTTGTTGCCGACCTTAACGAAGAGCGCGGCACAAAAGTCGCTGACGAAATCGGTGGTAAGTTTGTTAAGTGCGATGTCTCCAGCATCGAAGACGCCGACGCAGCCATTGCCGCTGCAGCGGAGATGGGTCCATTGCGTGCCTGTGTGAATTCAGCGGGCCTCGGCGCAGCCGGTCGCACAGTGAGTCGCGACGGTGAGCCCTTCCCACTTGATAAGTTCAGCTTTGTCATCAAGGTAAACCTAATCGGGACCTTTAACATGCTGAGCCGTGCGGCGGCTGAAATGTCAAAGAACGAGCCACTCGATGATGACGGTGGGCGCGGTGCGATTGTAAACCTCGCTTCAGCAGCCGCTTTTGATGGCCAAATCGGGCAATGTGCTTATTCGGCCTCTAAAGCGGGTGTTGTTGGTATGGCACTCCCCATCGCACGCGACCTTGCTGCGGTTGGCGTTCGTGTGAATACGGTAGCACCGGGCCTGATCGATACACCCATTTATGGCGAGGGCCCAGAATCGGAGGCGTTTAAAGCACACCTTGGTAAATCCGTTCTTTTTCCCAAGCGTCTGGGCTCCGCTGAAGAGTTAGCCTTTGCTGTCATGGACTGCATCACTAACCCTTACATGAACGCGGAAGTGATTCGATTGGATGGCGGCATCCGTATGCCACCCAAATAAGTCGGTATATCACCGGGATTCATCCCGCGTGAATCGCTGTTATTTGAAAAGCCCTTGGCCATAAACGCTGAGGGCTTTTTTTTCATTGAGTGCCCATAAATCCGGTCATCTACTGGGTTTCTGCGGGTATTGGTAAAAATAACCAGAAAAACACCCGAATTTTCTCCGTCAGGAAACGGCCATTTGCGGTCTAAGCCCGTACTATTTAACGCAATAAGTCACAGAATCACCGGTCCGCTCATTTAGCTGTGGTGATTCGTGTTTCACTTAACAACATAAAGATATTATGCGTTAACGCTGCCACCCAGAGCGGCGCGGCGCGCAGACAACCCTCGTTGTCGCACCAGTTATCACTCATATATCGGAGTTCGGGATGGATAAGCCCACGTTTAAAGAGGAATCGCTCAACTATCACATTGAGGGAAAACCGGGGAAGCTAGAGGTAAGAGCAACCACACCTCTTGAGACACAAGCCGACCTTTCAATGGCCTATTCGCCGGGTGTTGCGCACGCCTGTGAGTACATAGTCGAAGACCCATTAAACGCATCAAAGGTTACCGCCCGCGGCAACTTAGTAGCGGTTATCAGTAACGGTACCGCCGTATTGGGACTCGGTGCGATCGGCGCACTTGCATCCAAGCCAGTGATGGAAGGCAAGGCGGTGTTGATGAAGAAATTCTCAGACATCGACACCTTCGATTTAGAAATCGACGAAACCGATCCCGAGAAGCTCGTTAATATTATCGCCTCGTTGGAACCCACGTTCGGCGGCATCGTACTCGAAGACATCAAGGCCCCTGAGTGTTTCTACGTCGAGCGGCAACTTCGCGAGCGGATGAACATCCCTGTGTTTCACGACGACCAACATGGGACCGCCGTAGTATCGACCGCGGCCGTGATCTCCTGGCTCAAGCTCACCAACAAAAAGATGGAAGAGGTCAAACTCGTTATCTCAGGTGCGGGCTCAGCGAGCATGTCTTGCGCGGACCTCATCGTGAGCCTTGGTCTGAAGCGCGAAAACGTCTTCATGTGTGACAGTAAGGGCCTCATTTATGAGGGCCGTCAGGAGGGCATGAATGAATTTAAAGCGCGTTACGCGCGACAGACTGATAAGCGAACCTTGGCCGAGGCCATGGAAGGCGCGGACATTTTCTTCGGCTTATCGACGGGTGACTGTGTAACCCAAGAGATGGTTAAGCAGATGGCACCCAATCCGCTCATTCTCGCGATGGCTAATCCCAACCCAGAGATACACCCTGACCTCACGCGCGAGGCGCGGCCCGATGCCATCATCGGTACCGGAAGATCGGATTTCCCAAATCAGGTAAACAACGTCCTTTGCTTCCCGTTCCTATTTCGCGGCGCCCTCGATTGCGGCGCGACCACCATTAACGACGAAATGAAGATTGCCTGCGCCTACGGACTCGTCGACCTTGCACAGCAAGAGGCCTCAGAAGAAGTCGCACTCGCCTACGACGGGCAGTCGCTGAAATTTGGCCCTGATTACATTATTCCAAAACCCTTCGACCCGCGACTCTTCGAACGTGTTCCCGTTGCCGTCGTCGAGGCGGCCATGCGAACAGGTGTGGCCAGTCGACCTATCGAGGATATGGATGCCTACCGCCGAACGCTGAGCAAGCACGTGAACCGATCGGGCATGTTTATGCAGCCCGTTATCAATGCAGCCGCCAACAGTGGACTGAAACTCGTCTACTCCGATGCGGAGAACGAAACAGTCATTCGCGCCGTTCAAACGGTGGTCGATGAAGCCATTGCTCGCCCTATCCTCGTCGGACGACCCTCTGCGCTGAATGAGATTATCGAGGATCTCGGTTTGCGCATTCGTTTGGGAGAAGACGTTGATGTCATCAACCCACGAAGTTATGACAAATATGAAGAGTACTCACGGGACTACCACCAGATAGCGGGACGCAGTGGCGTTTCGGTGGAGCGCAGTAGCGTTCTCCTTCGCACCGACAGCACGGTTATTGCGGCCATGGCGCTTCGTAATGGTGACGCAGATGGCATGATCTGCGGTAAGGTTGGTCGCTTTACTGATCACTTTCAAACACTGCGCTCAGTGATTGGGACCCAAGGGACAGACGTGAGAGCGTCGACTCTAACAACGCTGTTATTCGATGATGGTCCCCTGTTTTTAACCGACTGTTTTATCGACTTAGACCCAACAGTTGATCAAATTGTGTCTAAGACACTGCTCGGCATTGAGCAGGTCCGCCAGTTTGGTATCACACCGAAAGTGGCACTCCTCTCCCACTCGAACTTTGGATCGTCGAACGCACCTTCAGCTCGCAAAATGCGCCTGGCGAGTGAGATCTTGCGTGAGCGGTTCCCCGACGTTGAGATCGACGGAGAGATGCACTCGCTGACGGCACTCGATTCGGCATACCGCCAGACAATCTTTGACGACAGCCAGCTTCAGGGCAAGGCCAATTTGCTCGTCTTCCCCGGACTCGACGCCGCCAACATTGCGCTCGGCCTTTTACGCCAAAAAGCGAATGGTCTGCTCATTGGTCCCTACATGTCAGGACTCAAGCGACCCGCGCATATCATGGTGAACTCGGCCACGCCTCGTGCCATTTTCAATGTCAGTGCACTGGCGGCGGCAGAGATTATAGCCAAGCAAAACTAAGAGGAGATTGTGAGCGGCTTCATGCCGCCTGTCGCAGGCGGCAAAGCAGTGTGAATCCTGTTATGCGGGCTTCAGGGTCGATTCATACTCGTCGACGATAAAGCTCTGGGTTCGGTCGCGATCAAATAGCCGCTCCTCATCTGCCGACAACTCCGCCTGAGCCGCGTCCGTTGTCATGTCGCCCATTGCCGCCTCCATTGCTCGGTAGTTTTCGAACCAGACCTCCATCATGACGTCGAATTCGGGATCTTCCGCCCCATCTCCGGCCAATATTGGATATCGACGAACGTACTTTGTAGCGTGAGAAGCCAAGTACTTTTCACCCAACTTAGAGTGATGCGTTTCGTAGTAATCGCGAAATGCGTCCGTCGTCAATTCGGGTTTTTTAAACAGCAGTGTCACAACTTTAATCATGCTCTTTGCTCCCGGGGCAGCCTAAACCGTTTCCATTCTGAGGCGACCAACACCTAAAACTGTACGAAAATATCGACGGTTGAGCGCCGCAGAAATCACTTCATGGACTGCGCTATGAGGTGATCGGCACCCTCGATTGTCCCGAACTGCTCTGCGCGCTGACTGAACATATTTTCTGGACTAACCGACTCGCGGCGCGCTGACTCGTCATCGGGATCCGAGTAAAAGCCCAGCACGTAGCCGCCCTTTGCGTAGCCGATAAGCGCACGCAACTCCGGACTCAATTTTGCGGCGTGGTGGGGTGGGCAGGAAAGGTACTGATTCTCTTCCTGTCGCAACCAACTCAAGGCGTAATGCATAAAGACACCGGTGCGCACCTGGTCCGTTGTGTCATTAGCGCCCCCGCCGTGAAGCACGGTACCCGTGTAACAGAGCACTGAACCGGGGGCCATCTCTGCATAGGCAATTTCATGGGGCTCGGGTGATCGACCCTTATCCCAGTGCTGTGACCCGGGTACCACTTGGGTGGCTCCATTGGCCTTGGTAAATGGCGTGATGGCCCAAATAGTACTGAATAAAGGCTCTACTTTTCGTGGCAGATAACCACCCCAAATTCCGCGATCTCGATGCAAAATCTGAGCACTTTCACCCGGTGCGATGGCCACCGCGGATGTAAAATGCAACTGAATATCGTCACAAAATGGCTGTAGATATTGACGCGCAGAGGCCAGCATTAGAGGGTCAAGGGCAACCGCCTGGCATGCCTCAGATCGTGCAATCAAGGCACCAATCCGCTGCGTTTTATAGCCAGTGAACTCATCTCGCCCAAAGACTTCTTTGGATAAAAAAGGCGCCAAGTCAGTATTGAGTTGATCGACCTGTGCTCGCGCCATGAGGCCGTCGATAATGACAGCGCCATCGCGCTCAATAATCTCAACGATTGCATCCGTTGTGGCGCCTGCCGCTAGGTGTTCGATCGTTGCCATGCTGCCCTCTCTTATTTGATGGTTCTTTCTAGGGATCGCTAGGACCATAGTAAATGACTACCCTCACGTGTCTATAGTGTCTGAGGTAGCGCCCTATTGATTGGCTCCCCCGCACTAGGCAGACTCTTTACGTCATTAAAGGAGCGCAGACTATGACCACACCTAACGCCGTTCACCATGTGGCGATTTCGACGACTGATATGAAATCCCAAATCGCGTTTTTCTCAGATGTGCTCGGTATGTCATTACAGGGCTTATTTTGGATGCACGGT
The Candidatus Paraluminiphilus aquimaris genome window above contains:
- a CDS encoding SDR family NAD(P)-dependent oxidoreductase; this encodes MPRVNLEGSSSIVTGGASGIGEACARQLAELGSKVVVADLNEERGTKVADEIGGKFVKCDVSSIEDADAAIAAAAEMGPLRACVNSAGLGAAGRTVSRDGEPFPLDKFSFVIKVNLIGTFNMLSRAAAEMSKNEPLDDDGGRGAIVNLASAAAFDGQIGQCAYSASKAGVVGMALPIARDLAAVGVRVNTVAPGLIDTPIYGEGPESEAFKAHLGKSVLFPKRLGSAEELAFAVMDCITNPYMNAEVIRLDGGIRMPPK
- a CDS encoding class I SAM-dependent methyltransferase — encoded protein: MTIFEFNRRAWDELVESGNRWTVPVSSDDIKRAREGDWQVLLTPSLPVPHTWFPDLRGCRLLCLSSGGGQQGPILAAAGAEVTVFDASAKQLEQDQFVARREGLSLETIEGDMADLACFDDEAFDFIFHPCSNCFAEAIRPIWQEAYRVLRPGGSIVSGFVQPFHGLFDPALDKQGIFQLKFSMPHSDLKVSEADRAQWFGDHAPIEFVHSLDDQLGGQLDAGFLIAGLYEDDWGGSEPIDRLIKSFVAVRSIKPVS
- a CDS encoding EthD domain-containing protein — its product is MIKVVTLLFKKPELTTDAFRDYYETHHSKLGEKYLASHATKYVRRYPILAGDGAEDPEFDVMMEVWFENYRAMEAAMGDMTTDAAQAELSADEERLFDRDRTQSFIVDEYESTLKPA
- a CDS encoding M14 family metallopeptidase yields the protein MLMIRNLLLAFVTAVLTQNAWAGLLMKPTADPDLVYDGNILEGTYSDTVSDPATFLGFEAGQRVANPAQITAAIMAWQGQSDRLKVIEYAQTHEGRPLFAVFISSPTNLARLDDIEAQINKLADARTLDNTEANAIIESLPAVAWMAYSIHGNETSGADAALASIYHLIASTDDDTASMLDNMIVVIDPMMNPDGRARFAKSLEQYRGTAPNVDDQSLLHTGDWPFGRTNHYLFDLNRDFFLLTQPETQGRVALINSWRPQLIIDGHEMGSQSTFLMGPPREPLNANIDNDLQKWARVFSEEQGAAFDDRAWRYFTGEWFENWYPGYSNYAEYRGSMHILYEQSRMAEDGVRRPEGTVQTYMESVHHQFVSTMANLASLQTHSQAMYRDYWDGRKYNVSAKSEFANRSYVFLANENHGRMNALVDRLEAQGIELFTNKSPIKVDSAITQLGETKKQFEIPAGSLIVPNRQPDAPLVAAILEFDADVKKSVLIEERQRTLRDGSSLMYDTTAWNFSMMFGLPSVTVPTHLSKGLSPWQSHTPMQSVDEAAIAWAVSGEDDRSVAFAARLMEQGVKVRVIDKATALSDQALPRGTVFVTAMDNPKSENLVELISAEAKMLNIDLVSVGSGYGAGDLPDWGGAHFRLLTQPQIAILSQQGFSSYDVGSSWWAIDTHLGIRHSQIDTAYLSRADLRRYNTIVMPNGYRPMNSAETSALKDWVKQGGTLIAHDNSAAQIARDNGIGQVRSIGDVLDSAQDYDIALQRERLSTSDQLDMAAVSAHNVSTVVDYPWEQGAKALSADELKRREAWQKRFMPSGAMVAGQVDILHWMSFGSPEMLPLLYENQPALMTKGSQQAVVRVGVMTKDPSAREAQAINWSTVPEGHALTVRMSGLIWPEAASRIANSAYVTRERVGKGQVILFSGQPNFRGSTRGVGRIWLNALVYGAGLGTSAKVAL
- the pip gene encoding prolyl aminopeptidase, whose amino-acid sequence is MRALYPPLQPSHSGWLDVGDGHQVYFEESGNPNGKPCIFVHGGPGGGSSPAARQFFNPERYRIILFDQRGCGRSLPHASLDANTTWHLIADMEQLREHLGIDRWLVFGGSWGSTLSIAYAQTHPERVTELVLRGIFLLRPEEIRWFYQEGASAMYPDTWQNYLAPIPEEERSDLVSAFHKRLTSDDEAVRLAAARAWSVWEASTSFLHQNSDFMEQLDEPEAALAMARIECHYFVNGGFFETPNQLLENIDSIRHIPTEIVQGRYDVVCPPTTAWALHEAWPEATFTLVQNAGHSAFDPANARALIAATDRFADR
- a CDS encoding NADP-dependent malic enzyme, whose translation is MDKPTFKEESLNYHIEGKPGKLEVRATTPLETQADLSMAYSPGVAHACEYIVEDPLNASKVTARGNLVAVISNGTAVLGLGAIGALASKPVMEGKAVLMKKFSDIDTFDLEIDETDPEKLVNIIASLEPTFGGIVLEDIKAPECFYVERQLRERMNIPVFHDDQHGTAVVSTAAVISWLKLTNKKMEEVKLVISGAGSASMSCADLIVSLGLKRENVFMCDSKGLIYEGRQEGMNEFKARYARQTDKRTLAEAMEGADIFFGLSTGDCVTQEMVKQMAPNPLILAMANPNPEIHPDLTREARPDAIIGTGRSDFPNQVNNVLCFPFLFRGALDCGATTINDEMKIACAYGLVDLAQQEASEEVALAYDGQSLKFGPDYIIPKPFDPRLFERVPVAVVEAAMRTGVASRPIEDMDAYRRTLSKHVNRSGMFMQPVINAAANSGLKLVYSDAENETVIRAVQTVVDEAIARPILVGRPSALNEIIEDLGLRIRLGEDVDVINPRSYDKYEEYSRDYHQIAGRSGVSVERSSVLLRTDSTVIAAMALRNGDADGMICGKVGRFTDHFQTLRSVIGTQGTDVRASTLTTLLFDDGPLFLTDCFIDLDPTVDQIVSKTLLGIEQVRQFGITPKVALLSHSNFGSSNAPSARKMRLASEILRERFPDVEIDGEMHSLTALDSAYRQTIFDDSQLQGKANLLVFPGLDAANIALGLLRQKANGLLIGPYMSGLKRPAHIMVNSATPRAIFNVSALAAAEIIAKQN
- a CDS encoding alpha-hydroxy acid oxidase, translating into MRLTDCHNFADFRRLAKKRLPGPIFHYIDGAADDEVTYRRNTEAYETVDLVPNVLNGVDAVDMSVTVMGQKLDMPLYCAPTALQRLFHHDGERAVGRAATEFGTMFGVSSLATVAVEEIAALAPGPKMFQFYFHKDRGLNDALLERARAANFNVMALTVDTITGGNRERDLRTGFTSPPKLNLQSAWSFATHPAWAWNFFTKEKFDMPHLSGHVDQGTNVAVSVGEYFSSMLDPTMSWKDAEKLCAQWNGQFALKGIMSVEDAKRAVDIGCTGIMVSNHGGRQLDGSRAPFDQLAEICDAVGDKIDVICEGGIQRGTHVLKALSVGAKAVSGGRLYLYALAAAGQPGVERALGNLRAEIERDMRLMGVKHLSELSRDNLRYR